From Gottschalkiaceae bacterium SANA:
TTCGCATTATCCCAAGCACCGCCTGCATTTGCCATAAAAATAGCCATCAACACGCCACATACCAAGGCTCCTGCTAACATACCGCCCAATGCTTCTGGTCCAACGAACACACCCATTACAATTGGTGCAATCACGGCAATCAAGCCGGGCAGAATCATTTCACGTAGTGCTGCAGATGTTGAAATATCAACACAGCGATTATATTCAGGAACCGTAGTTCCTTCCATAATGCCAGGAATATCTCGAAATTGTCGTCTCACTTCTTCAATCATTGAATTAGCCGCTTTTCCTACTGCTTGCATTGTAATCGCAGAGAATAGGAATGGCAACATACCACCGATCAACAAGCCTGCAATTACATCAGGATTCGTTAATAGAATAATAAGTGCTTGTCCCGTTTGCAACTCAACGGCTGCTATGTAGGATGAAAACAATGCCAAGGCAGTTAAAGCTGCCGATCCAATAGCAAAACCCTTTCCGATAGCTGCGGTTGTATTTCCAACTGCATCCAACTGGTCCGTGATTTTTCGGACATCCTTAGGCATATCACACATCTCAGCAATTCCACCAGCATTATCAGCAATGGGACCGTAAGCATCCACCGCAATGGTCATACCCGCTGTAGACAGCATGCCTACCGCTGCCAAGGCGATTCCATACAAGCCTTGGAAATGAAACGCAATTAAGATACCTGCAGATAAAACAATAATCGGCAAGGCTGTAGAAGCCATCCCCACTGACAAACCAGAAATAATGGTTGTCGAAGCACCCGTTTGCGATTCACGCGCAATACCATGCACCGGACGATAGGCTGTTGATGTATAATACTCCGTAATTTTTGCGATTAGGAGTCCTACAACTAAGCCGGTAACAATAGCAAAAAAAGGTTCGCTTGATCCCAATAAGCGGTTGCTTAAGAAATAAGAAGCGGCTACAACAAGTACCGCACTGACTGCAGTACCCGTGTCGAGTGAACGTTGAGGATCTTTACCTTCATCGCCACGCACAAAAAGTGTGCCTACGATCGATGATAAAATCCCTGCTGCTGCCAAAAGTAACGGAAATATAACAGCTTTTTCAGCCATTTGAACGTCTGCTCCGTATGTTACAATCCCCAAAGTAATGGCCGATATAATCGAGCCTACATACGATTCAAACAAATCCGCACCCATTCCAGCAACGTCACCGACGTTATCGCCTACATTATCGGCAATAACCGCTGGGTTTCTAGGATCGTCCTCAGGAATACCTGCTTCAACCTTTCCAACTAGGTCAGCGCCAACATCGGCTGCCTTGGTATAGATCCCGCCACCAACACGTCCAAATAACGCGATGGAAGAAGCGCCCAAACCAAAACCGGCAATTTGACTTGCTGCCGTTGTCATGACCTCTATGGTCGCATTGTCCCCTACAAAAACATAAAAGACCAATGAAACGCCCAAGAGACCCAATCCAACTACACTCATTCCCATTACGGCTCCACCCGAAAAGGCTACGGATAACGCTTTGTTCATCCCGCCTTCTTGAGCAGCTTGTGCCGTTCTTACATTTGCTTTTGTTGCCACACGCATACCGAAAAAACCGGCTGCAGCGGAAAGAATAGCGCCTATAAGAAAGGCTACTGCCGTTGGAAGATTGATTAGCAAGCTGAGTACGACGAATAGAACCCCAACAAACATCGCAAGCGTCTTATACTCTCGCATTAAGAACGCCATTGCTCCATCGTGGATGTAACCCGCAATCTCCGCCATACGGGGAGATCCCGCGTCCACCTTCTGGATCATCCGTGCTTTACTCACGGCGAATCCCAGAGCAACGATGCCTACCAGTGCTGCTACAATCATGTTATTCAATTTTTTTACATCCTCCTTAATCTAAACCATGCATTGAGTTAGATTTGTTTTATTGAACGACTGTTAGAATGAGCGTTGAAAGAAGAAATACAATCGCTAGTCCTGACGTTACTTTTTCAAGTTTCGACTCATAAGACTTCGCTTTGTTTTTTCCCCAAATTTGCTCGGCTCCTCCGCCAATCGCACCTGACATACCTGCTTGTTTTCCTTCTTGCAACAAGATTGTCGCGATCAATCCCAAGCTCGCCACAATAATGATAATATGAAGTAATGTTTGCATCTTTTTCCCTCCGTTCACCATGAAGTGTTTAACGTACCTATTTTAACATACAGACCATCAGTTTTCAAGAAAATGAAAAACGGCCGGATATCCGGCCGTTTGATCTTTGCTTCTCTATGCTTTGATGTTGTAGAAAGATTTCAATCCGTTGAATTGAGCAACCGTATCTAATTCTTCTTCGATTCTCATCAATTGATTGTATTTTGCTACACGATCTGTACGAGAAGGTGCGCCAGTCTTGATTTGTCCAGCGTTTGTTCCAACAACCAAATCAGCGATTGTTGTATCTTCTGTTTCACCAGATCGATGAGAGATAACCGCAGTGTAACCCGCGCGCTTCGCCATTTCGATCGCATCCAAAGTTTCTGTGATGGTACCGATTTGGTTCACTTTGATCAAGATTGAGTTTGCAATCCCCAATTTGATACCTTTACTCAAACGCTCTGTGTTTGTAACGAACAAGTCATCACCCATGATTTGAACTTTTTCGCCCAATCTGTCAGTGAACAATTTAAATCCGTCCCAATCTTCTTCAGCCAAACCATCTTCGATTGAGATAATTGGGTATTTTGCTACCAATCCAGCATAATACTCAACCATTTCAGCAGAAGTCAATTTTCTGTCTTCGCTTGCTAGATTGTAAAGTCCAGTTTCTTCTTCATAGAACTCTGACGCTGCAGGGTCCATTGCAATTCTGAAGTCATCACCTGGTTTGAAGCCGGCTTTGCCGATTGCTTCAACAATTACTTGAAGTGCTTCTTCGTTTGAACCTAGGTTCGGAGCGAATCCACCTTCATCACCAACTGCTGTGTTGTATCCTTTGCCTTTCAATACGCCTCTAAGCGTATGGAAAACTTCCGCACACCATCGAAGGCCTTCACGGAAAGAAGGAGCTGCAACTGGCATAATCATAAATTCTTGAAGATCAACGTTGTTGTCCGCATGTGAGCCACCATTGATGATATTCATCATTGGAACTGGAAGCGCTTTTGCGTTTACACCACCGAAGTATTGGTACAGTGGAAGACCACAGTACTCAGCTGCAGCTCGCGCTACTGCCATAGAAACACCCAAAATCGCGTTTGCACCCAAACGGCCTTTGTTAGGCGTTCCGTCTAATTCGATCATTGCTTGGTCAACAGCAACTTGCTCACGTACATCATACATGCCAATCAATTCTGGCGCGATAATCTCGTTTACATTTTTCACTGCTTCCAAAACACCTTTGCCCAAGTAGCGGCTCTTGTCGCCATCTCGAAGCTCTACTGCTTCGAATTGACCTGTAGACGCACCAGAAGGAACAATTGCGCGACCAAAAGCGCCGCTTTCAGTAACAACCTCAACCTCTACCGTCGGGTTTCCTCGAGAGTCTAAGACTTCTCTTGCATAAACATCACTAATAATACTCATGAAATTCTCCTCCTTCAACTTGATTCATCCTAATTATATGCTAACTGCGCAAGTTTTCAACCTTTATTACTATTTTTTAATGAGTGATTTTCCCGTCATCTCTTCTGGGATCTCCACATTCATCATTTCAAGCAAGGTTGGTGCAAAATCCGCTAAGATTCCGCCCTCGCGCAATTCCAAATCACCTGTTCCTACAAAAATGGCTGGTACCAAATTTGTCGTGTGTGCCGTCATCGGCTTGCCTTTCTCGGTCAACATTTGCTCCGAGTTGCCATGGTCAGCTGTAATAATAGCCTTCCCGCCGATTTCCTCAATGGCTGCCAGTACCTCACCCAAGCAAGTATCAACAGTTTCCACTGCTTTCACTGCCGCTTCGATAATGCCGGTATGTCCCACCATGTCTGGATTGGCAAAGTTTAATATCATCAGATCGTATTCGCCTGAACGGATTCGTTCCACCGCATTGTCCTTGACCTCGATTGCGCTCATTTCCGGTTGAAGGTCATAGGTTGCAACCTTCGGAGATGGAATCAAGACTCGGTCCTCACCAACATTAGGCGCTTCCACACCACCGTTGAAGAAGAACGTTACATGGGCGTACTTTTCCGTTTCTGCGATTCGAAGCTGCTTTAACCCCTTTGATGCCACATATTCGCCAAGGGTATTTTTATAACTATTTGGCGGATAGGCCACAGATACATTCTCAATGGTTGCATCGTAGGTTGTTAAACAAACATACTCTGTTGATACCTTTTTTTCTCGATTGAAACCCGTAAAGGTTTCATCCACAATCGCACGCGTAATTTCACGAGCACGGTCGGGTCGGAAGTTTGTGAAGAGTACACTGTCACCATCTTCTATGGTGGCAATTGGTGCTCCGTCTTTCGTGATTACGGTTGGAAGAACAAACTCGTCAAAGATTTTTTCTTCGTAGGAATTTGAAACAACGTCAATCGCCGATTCACTTGTTGGACCCATTCCTTGAACCATAGCTTGATAAGCTAGCTCAACACGATCCCAACGATTGTCTCGATCCATGGCGTAGTAGCGTCCAGAAACCGTAGCGATCTCACCAAGACCGATCAGCTTCATCTCTGCTTCCAGCTTGCGTACATCTTCGAGGCCAGCGTTTGGTGCTACGTCACGACCATCCAAGAACACATGGACATAAGCCTTTTTCACACCCAGATCTTTCGCCATACGCAAAAATCCATATAGGTGTTTCACATGAGAGTGAACCCCACCCTGAGAAACCAATCCCATGAAATGAAGCGCCTTATCGTTTTTCGCAGCGTCCATCATAGCTGATTTTATCGTTTGATTCTCAAGAATGGTGCCATCTTCAATGTCTTTTGTGATTTTTGTTAGAAATTGATAGATAATTCTTCCCGCACCAATATTCAAGTGTCCAACTTCTGAATTTCCCATTTGCCCATCCGGCAAGCCAACGCAAAGACCGCTAGCACACACACTTGTATGTGGGGCTTCTTTCATTAAACGATCGAAATTCGGTGTGTTGGCAAGATGAACCGCATTGCCGACACCCGGCTTTGCCATTCCCCAGCCATCCAGGATAATAAACCCTGCAAATTGCTTTGCCATGATGGCCTCCTAAAAATTAATCAATGCTGTGAAGTCATCCGCCTTCAAGCTTGCGCCGCCTACCAATGCTCCATCGATATGAGGTTGATTCATAATCTCTGTTACATTCGCGGGTTTTACGCTGCCGCCGTATTGAATACGAACCACTTCCGCAATCTCATCATTATAGATCCCAGCTACAGTATCACGAATCATTTCACACATTTCATTTGCTTGATCAGACGTTGCAGTTACACCAGTTCCAATCGCCCAAATTGGCTCGTATGCAATAACCAACTTGCTCATCTCTTCAATGCTCAAGCCTTCAATACCAGCTCTAATTTGCTCTGCAACTAAAGTTTTATGCTCGTTTGCTTCTCGTTGTGCCAAGGTTTCCCCACAACACATGATTGGCAAAAGATTATGCGCAAAAGCAGATTTTACTTTTTTATTGACAGTTTCATTCGTCTCAGCGAAATACTCTCTTCGCTCCGAATGACCAATCACAACATAGTCGATGCCCAGCTCATTTAGCATCAGGGGAGAAATCTCACCTGTATAAGCTCCGCCCTCTTCCCAATGCATGTTTTGAGCGCCGATTTTCACCTTAGAACCTGCCAAGGCTTCTTTCACTGCTGGTAGCATGACATAAGGAACACAAACAACAACTTCAACGTCGGTATTTGCCGCTTCCGCTTTAAATCCATTCACCAAAGCAACACCTTCTGCTATGGTTTTATTCATTTTCCAGTTTCCTGCAATAATTGGAATTCTCATGAGTTTCCTCCTATTTTTCATTGATCGCGTCGATTCCCGGTAAAACTTTTCCTTCGAAAAGTTCCAAAGAAGCGCCGCCGCCTGTAGAGATATGAGACATCTTATCAGCATATCCGGATTGGATCACCGCTGCCGCGCTGTCGCCGCCGCCGATAATTGTCAAGGCATCAGTTTGTGTCAAAGCTTCGGCTACAGCAAAGGTACCGCGTGCAAAGTTTGACATTTCAAATACGCCCATTGGTCCATTCCATACAACCGTTTTCGCATTGGCAATCTCTGCTTCAAAAAGTGCAATAGATGCCGCACCGATATCCAAGCCTTCCCAACCCTCTGGGATTTCATTGGATGCTACAGTTTTAAACTCAGCTTCATTGGAGAA
This genomic window contains:
- a CDS encoding sodium-translocating pyrophosphatase, which codes for MNNMIVAALVGIVALGFAVSKARMIQKVDAGSPRMAEIAGYIHDGAMAFLMREYKTLAMFVGVLFVVLSLLINLPTAVAFLIGAILSAAAGFFGMRVATKANVRTAQAAQEGGMNKALSVAFSGGAVMGMSVVGLGLLGVSLVFYVFVGDNATIEVMTTAASQIAGFGLGASSIALFGRVGGGIYTKAADVGADLVGKVEAGIPEDDPRNPAVIADNVGDNVGDVAGMGADLFESYVGSIISAITLGIVTYGADVQMAEKAVIFPLLLAAAGILSSIVGTLFVRGDEGKDPQRSLDTGTAVSAVLVVAASYFLSNRLLGSSEPFFAIVTGLVVGLLIAKITEYYTSTAYRPVHGIARESQTGASTTIISGLSVGMASTALPIIVLSAGILIAFHFQGLYGIALAAVGMLSTAGMTIAVDAYGPIADNAGGIAEMCDMPKDVRKITDQLDAVGNTTAAIGKGFAIGSAALTALALFSSYIAAVELQTGQALIILLTNPDVIAGLLIGGMLPFLFSAITMQAVGKAANSMIEEVRRQFRDIPGIMEGTTVPEYNRCVDISTSAALREMILPGLIAVIAPIVMGVFVGPEALGGMLAGALVCGVLMAIFMANAGGAWDNAKKYIEEGNYEGKGSEAHKAAVVGDTVGDPFKDTSGPSINILIKLMTIVALVFVPLFL
- the secG gene encoding preprotein translocase subunit SecG; amino-acid sequence: MQTLLHIIIIVASLGLIATILLQEGKQAGMSGAIGGGAEQIWGKNKAKSYESKLEKVTSGLAIVFLLSTLILTVVQ
- the eno gene encoding phosphopyruvate hydratase — its product is MSIISDVYAREVLDSRGNPTVEVEVVTESGAFGRAIVPSGASTGQFEAVELRDGDKSRYLGKGVLEAVKNVNEIIAPELIGMYDVREQVAVDQAMIELDGTPNKGRLGANAILGVSMAVARAAAEYCGLPLYQYFGGVNAKALPVPMMNIINGGSHADNNVDLQEFMIMPVAAPSFREGLRWCAEVFHTLRGVLKGKGYNTAVGDEGGFAPNLGSNEEALQVIVEAIGKAGFKPGDDFRIAMDPAASEFYEEETGLYNLASEDRKLTSAEMVEYYAGLVAKYPIISIEDGLAEEDWDGFKLFTDRLGEKVQIMGDDLFVTNTERLSKGIKLGIANSILIKVNQIGTITETLDAIEMAKRAGYTAVISHRSGETEDTTIADLVVGTNAGQIKTGAPSRTDRVAKYNQLMRIEEELDTVAQFNGLKSFYNIKA
- the gpmI gene encoding 2,3-bisphosphoglycerate-independent phosphoglycerate mutase, translated to MAKQFAGFIILDGWGMAKPGVGNAVHLANTPNFDRLMKEAPHTSVCASGLCVGLPDGQMGNSEVGHLNIGAGRIIYQFLTKITKDIEDGTILENQTIKSAMMDAAKNDKALHFMGLVSQGGVHSHVKHLYGFLRMAKDLGVKKAYVHVFLDGRDVAPNAGLEDVRKLEAEMKLIGLGEIATVSGRYYAMDRDNRWDRVELAYQAMVQGMGPTSESAIDVVSNSYEEKIFDEFVLPTVITKDGAPIATIEDGDSVLFTNFRPDRAREITRAIVDETFTGFNREKKVSTEYVCLTTYDATIENVSVAYPPNSYKNTLGEYVASKGLKQLRIAETEKYAHVTFFFNGGVEAPNVGEDRVLIPSPKVATYDLQPEMSAIEVKDNAVERIRSGEYDLMILNFANPDMVGHTGIIEAAVKAVETVDTCLGEVLAAIEEIGGKAIITADHGNSEQMLTEKGKPMTAHTTNLVPAIFVGTGDLELREGGILADFAPTLLEMMNVEIPEEMTGKSLIKK
- the tpiA gene encoding triose-phosphate isomerase, which translates into the protein MRIPIIAGNWKMNKTIAEGVALVNGFKAEAANTDVEVVVCVPYVMLPAVKEALAGSKVKIGAQNMHWEEGGAYTGEISPLMLNELGIDYVVIGHSERREYFAETNETVNKKVKSAFAHNLLPIMCCGETLAQREANEHKTLVAEQIRAGIEGLSIEEMSKLVIAYEPIWAIGTGVTATSDQANEMCEMIRDTVAGIYNDEIAEVVRIQYGGSVKPANVTEIMNQPHIDGALVGGASLKADDFTALINF